The Methylophaga thalassica genome window below encodes:
- a CDS encoding ISL3 family transposase codes for MSQLDLLNLGSLKAARLIDECDHYVIEVDGQGMPGCCPHCLSESPYRHGSQQQHYIDIPMHGKPVLLRVERARFRCKVCGKTFFSHLPDIDAKRKTSVRFIKYIEQESMKKTFALLSREAGIDEKTIKHIFEDYVERLGKTVRFETPEFLGIDELKIIGEYRCMITNVGELSIYDLLPNRRKADLTTYFKTLPDKHKVKVVTMDMWRTYKDVVNTQLPGRDIVVDRWHVVRMGNDALETVRKKIRKDLNTRQRLKLKDDRFILLEREGRLSTDEHDKMLEWFELHPELELAYRMKESFHEIYNCGDKEDAQAFARAWLDSLPPEMEYAFGAARTALTNWWGEIFNFYDHRVTNAYTESTNRLAKDMNRMGRGYSFEVMRARLIYEKQARKPTTKVRGRKPKSFLPEKVMYRFSMADENVKAIEYGPHIPTLCDLLEKGCFS; via the coding sequence ATGAGCCAGCTCGACCTGCTAAATCTTGGCAGTCTCAAGGCTGCCCGCTTGATTGACGAGTGCGATCACTACGTTATCGAGGTGGACGGGCAAGGAATGCCCGGCTGCTGCCCTCATTGCCTGTCTGAGAGCCCTTACCGTCACGGCTCACAGCAACAGCACTACATCGACATACCCATGCACGGCAAGCCCGTCCTCCTGCGTGTAGAGAGGGCGCGCTTCCGCTGCAAAGTGTGCGGCAAGACGTTTTTTTCTCATCTGCCGGACATTGACGCGAAAAGGAAAACGTCTGTTCGCTTTATCAAATACATCGAACAGGAATCAATGAAGAAAACCTTTGCCTTGCTGTCACGCGAGGCAGGGATTGATGAAAAAACGATCAAGCACATTTTCGAGGATTATGTTGAGCGGCTGGGTAAAACAGTCCGGTTTGAAACGCCCGAGTTTTTAGGGATTGATGAGCTGAAAATCATTGGTGAGTACCGCTGTATGATCACCAACGTAGGTGAGCTTTCTATCTACGACTTATTGCCCAATCGACGCAAAGCCGACCTCACGACCTACTTCAAGACACTCCCTGATAAACACAAGGTCAAGGTGGTGACGATGGACATGTGGCGTACCTACAAGGATGTCGTTAATACGCAACTCCCTGGCCGGGATATTGTGGTAGACCGCTGGCACGTTGTACGCATGGGCAATGATGCCCTAGAGACGGTACGCAAGAAGATCAGGAAAGACCTGAATACCCGGCAGCGACTCAAGCTGAAAGATGATCGTTTTATTTTGCTAGAACGCGAGGGAAGGCTTAGCACTGATGAGCATGACAAGATGCTTGAGTGGTTTGAGCTGCACCCGGAGCTGGAGCTGGCCTACCGGATGAAGGAGAGCTTTCATGAGATATATAACTGTGGTGACAAAGAAGATGCTCAGGCATTTGCACGAGCCTGGCTAGACTCCCTACCACCGGAAATGGAGTATGCTTTTGGTGCGGCCAGAACGGCGCTGACGAACTGGTGGGGTGAGATCTTTAACTTCTATGACCACCGGGTCACCAACGCCTATACCGAATCTACCAACCGGCTAGCGAAGGACATGAATAGGATGGGACGAGGATACAGCTTTGAAGTGATGCGGGCCCGACTCATCTATGAGAAGCAAGCCCGTAAGCCGACAACGAAAGTGCGCGGCAGAAAGCCAAAGTCCTTCCTGCCAGAAAAAGTCATGTATCGCTTCAGCATGGCAGACGAGAACGTCAAGGCCATCGAGTACGGCCCACATATTCCAACCCTGTGCGACCTACTGGAAAAGGGCTGCTTTTCCTAA
- a CDS encoding HigA family addiction module antitoxin: MTLQQFNPPHVGELIQRTYIDPFDKVSANKIAEALKVNPSTFHRLLNGKSDLSPEMAVRLSIVLGRSAKSWMRLQENYDLWLASQKVDTKQLKRFDFEELAEAI, from the coding sequence ATGACTTTACAACAATTTAACCCGCCTCACGTTGGCGAATTAATTCAACGCACATACATTGATCCCTTCGATAAAGTATCTGCAAATAAGATTGCTGAAGCTTTGAAGGTCAACCCTAGTACATTTCATCGGTTGTTAAATGGTAAGTCTGACTTATCACCTGAAATGGCCGTAAGACTTTCTATTGTGTTAGGTCGTAGTGCAAAAAGTTGGATGCGGCTACAAGAAAACTATGATTTGTGGCTGGCCAGTCAAAAAGTAGACACAAAACAGCTCAAGAGATTTGATTTTGAAGAATTGGCTGAAGCCATCTAA
- a CDS encoding type II toxin-antitoxin system RelE/ParE family toxin: MIKSFKHKGLKKFFLTGSVAGIQPNHAARLRDMLAFLDTADCIDDMDLPGYHLHPLKGDRAGEHSITVSGNWRIVFEFINGDAHLVNYEDYH; the protein is encoded by the coding sequence ATGATTAAGAGCTTTAAACATAAAGGTTTAAAAAAATTCTTCCTGACAGGTAGTGTTGCAGGCATCCAGCCAAACCACGCTGCAAGGCTGCGAGATATGCTTGCATTTCTCGATACAGCTGATTGTATAGACGATATGGACTTGCCAGGTTATCACCTGCACCCGTTAAAAGGGGATAGAGCAGGGGAGCATTCAATAACGGTTTCCGGTAATTGGCGAATTGTTTTTGAGTTTATCAACGGTGACGCTCACCTAGTTAATTATGAGGATTATCACTAA
- the csrA gene encoding carbon storage regulator CsrA, producing MMLILTRNTNESLMINDDVKVTVLAVNDYQVKFGIDAPDNISVHREEVYKRIQEEGKNN from the coding sequence ATGATGTTGATATTAACTCGTAACACAAACGAATCGTTAATGATAAATGATGATGTAAAAGTCACTGTATTAGCTGTAAACGATTATCAAGTGAAGTTTGGTATTGATGCGCCGGATAATATTTCAGTACATCGAGAAGAAGTCTATAAACGTATTCAAGAAGAAGGTAAAAATAATTAA
- the csrA gene encoding carbon storage regulator CsrA, producing MLILTRRVGESLIIGNDTVVGVLGVKGNQVRVGVHAPNDVRIVREELLSDEEKEQLKYLLDKASASMAG from the coding sequence ATGTTGATTTTGACTAGGCGCGTTGGTGAAAGCCTCATTATTGGCAATGACACGGTTGTTGGCGTTTTAGGTGTAAAAGGCAATCAAGTCAGGGTGGGCGTACACGCCCCAAATGACGTGCGGATCGTTAGAGAAGAGCTGTTATCTGATGAAGAGAAGGAACAGCTCAAATACCTGCTAGATAAAGCCTCTGCAAGCATGGCCGGTTAA
- a CDS encoding conjugal transfer protein TraL produces MKKASFFLALALSAMFFIPSISHAASQDECAIWICLPGGFPSGCGAAKSAFEDRIDDEKSPLPPFSSCAVDYDSKMSYKQGVSVYEPAKSCTGWQAWVTNCTPQPARWVKDGTCSSMMCQRRNYIDVFVDGEAAGETFYY; encoded by the coding sequence ATGAAAAAAGCCTCGTTCTTTTTGGCTTTGGCACTTTCTGCCATGTTTTTTATCCCCTCTATTTCTCATGCAGCATCACAAGACGAATGCGCTATTTGGATTTGTCTCCCCGGTGGGTTTCCCAGCGGTTGCGGTGCTGCAAAATCGGCCTTTGAAGACCGTATAGATGATGAGAAATCACCTTTACCACCTTTCAGCTCGTGCGCCGTGGACTATGACAGCAAAATGTCATACAAGCAGGGCGTTTCCGTTTATGAACCGGCTAAAAGCTGCACAGGCTGGCAAGCTTGGGTAACTAACTGCACACCTCAACCGGCTAGATGGGTGAAAGATGGTACTTGCAGCTCAATGATGTGCCAGCGACGAAACTACATTGATGTGTTTGTCGATGGGGAAGCTGCCGGTGAGACTTTCTATTATTGA
- a CDS encoding DUF3560 domain-containing protein produces MNTNQQKANQSSQQKNKACGAELPQKQMVKSKKTYSKSEKSIQARQELRARSQEAKAIREGMIANAETVADQLKAAATTLNFIITGMYQAETECKEFKTFKDWKEAGYKVKKGVSGFPIWGTPKQITKKLETEEGEELHSDPQEFWPLCYLFNESQVEKADSKEPSNEDQAPAEAVEADNEPAPAEEQEEAPAVEPSHAESVENSPFVMADYQDRLEAKRDRLQERAENKRKESDAAYKRSHALVEHIPMGQPILVGHHSERAHRNALDKSWSLMGKSFKLGEYADSLESRAANVGTGGISSNDPEAITKLKEKLSSLEKSQDTMKAVNKIIRSKKLSDDEKADQIVKDGLLTEKQAREIIKPDFAGRIGFASYSLSNNNAEIRRTRERLEELERLHNSAPIDFENDDFSMSINNGQIIINFAGGKPNDETRQLVKRAAFKWSRYQGAWVRKVTGNAIYSARHLLESLKALEEMY; encoded by the coding sequence ATGAATACCAATCAACAAAAAGCCAACCAAAGCAGCCAACAAAAAAACAAAGCCTGCGGCGCGGAGCTTCCACAAAAGCAGATGGTTAAAAGCAAAAAAACCTACAGCAAATCAGAAAAATCAATACAAGCGCGCCAAGAGTTGAGAGCAAGAAGCCAAGAAGCAAAGGCGATCCGTGAAGGCATGATCGCAAACGCTGAAACAGTAGCGGATCAATTAAAGGCAGCTGCAACAACTTTAAATTTCATCATTACGGGTATGTATCAGGCCGAGACAGAATGCAAAGAATTTAAAACCTTTAAAGACTGGAAAGAAGCCGGTTATAAAGTCAAAAAAGGCGTTTCTGGTTTTCCGATCTGGGGTACACCAAAGCAGATCACCAAGAAGTTAGAAACTGAAGAAGGCGAAGAATTACACTCAGACCCGCAAGAGTTCTGGCCGCTGTGCTACCTGTTCAATGAAAGCCAAGTAGAAAAGGCCGACAGCAAAGAGCCAAGCAACGAAGATCAAGCGCCAGCTGAAGCCGTAGAAGCTGACAACGAGCCAGCACCAGCCGAAGAGCAAGAAGAAGCGCCAGCGGTAGAGCCTAGCCACGCTGAGAGCGTAGAAAACTCACCTTTTGTTATGGCTGATTATCAAGACCGATTAGAGGCGAAGCGCGATAGATTACAAGAACGTGCAGAAAACAAACGCAAAGAGTCGGACGCAGCCTATAAACGCAGTCATGCCCTTGTGGAGCATATCCCAATGGGGCAGCCAATTTTAGTTGGTCATCACTCAGAACGCGCCCACAGAAACGCGCTAGATAAATCATGGTCTTTAATGGGGAAATCTTTCAAGCTGGGAGAATATGCCGATTCGTTAGAAAGCCGCGCCGCGAATGTTGGCACAGGTGGCATTTCATCAAACGACCCCGAAGCAATCACAAAACTAAAAGAAAAATTAAGCAGCCTTGAGAAATCACAGGACACCATGAAAGCCGTTAATAAGATCATCAGAAGCAAAAAGCTAAGTGATGATGAGAAAGCCGATCAGATCGTAAAAGACGGGCTTTTAACTGAAAAGCAAGCGCGGGAAATCATCAAACCAGATTTTGCAGGCCGTATCGGTTTTGCTTCTTACTCACTGTCAAACAATAACGCAGAGATCCGCCGCACCCGTGAACGCCTTGAAGAGTTAGAGCGACTACACAACAGCGCGCCGATTGATTTTGAAAATGACGACTTTTCTATGTCGATCAATAACGGCCAAATCATTATTAATTTTGCAGGCGGTAAGCCTAACGATGAAACCCGCCAGTTAGTGAAAAGAGCCGCTTTTAAATGGTCACGCTATCAGGGTGCATGGGTTCGCAAAGTCACCGGCAATGCGATTTATTCAGCGCGTCACCTGCTGGAAAGCCTGAAAGCATTAGAAGAAATGTATTGA
- a CDS encoding tyrosine-type recombinase/integrase has translation MTKLSSSGNEMRLYSTEGERLYLNKAERARFLEASKDENREDRLFCEILHFTGARPSEVLELTPDRISMSEQSITFRTLKKRKQDRYGNQKLPEYRSVPVPSSLLDNIDLVFDLRRVQRIGKESHLPLFTKHRASMWRMVKKVMNRAGIKGKQATSKGLRHGFGIAMLSGEKPLPLHILAQLMGHSDTETTEIYTQAVGEEKRHLVMQAWD, from the coding sequence ATGACAAAACTATCAAGTAGCGGTAATGAAATGCGACTTTATTCTACGGAAGGCGAACGCCTTTATTTGAATAAAGCAGAACGCGCTCGTTTTCTGGAAGCCTCAAAAGATGAGAATAGAGAAGATCGGCTCTTTTGTGAAATATTGCATTTCACCGGAGCCAGACCCAGCGAAGTGCTGGAACTGACACCGGATCGAATATCTATGTCTGAACAGTCGATCACCTTCAGGACATTAAAAAAACGAAAACAAGATCGTTACGGCAATCAGAAATTGCCTGAATATCGATCTGTGCCGGTGCCGAGTTCATTATTAGACAATATTGATCTGGTATTTGATTTAAGAAGGGTGCAGCGTATAGGTAAAGAATCGCATTTACCCTTATTCACCAAGCACCGCGCCTCAATGTGGCGTATGGTCAAAAAGGTGATGAATAGAGCAGGGATCAAAGGTAAACAGGCCACCAGTAAAGGTTTGCGTCATGGCTTTGGTATTGCCATGTTATCGGGTGAAAAGCCGTTACCGCTTCATATTCTTGCTCAGTTAATGGGTCATAGTGATACAGAAACCACCGAGATTTATACGCAGGCGGTCGGGGAAGAAAAAAGACACTTAGTAATGCAGGCGTGGGATTAA